Proteins found in one Acidobacteriota bacterium genomic segment:
- a CDS encoding winged helix-turn-helix domain-containing protein: protein MSALVTNKPLLASDFTVGDWLVEPRELRIRRGGEDRALSPMQMDLLVFLCARPGALVSKAELLAAVWRGAEVEDGALARCVSELRQLLGDSAKNPDYIETVRGRGYRLVAVVESPAVPEAPSEERRPRRPPWVAVLLALLVLAGAWGVIGLLKGGAPLIPATGNGPVAVDVSNEPMAARRTVAVLRFENLTGATKHDWMTTGLAESLSAELAAAPELRVVPTAAVRSVERKLSTDPSDDEQGHRYLSAALGVDLVVFGSFLADGQGEQEALRINVWVKDTSAPGGLQEVLIEERPADELLQTLALVGARLRASLGLGGEAIRRPLGDEHARSRSSLAARLFHEGQWLLQRHRAAAARAKLEMSIAEDPSQPLAHLALSKAWSELGDYHEARRVAATALELAPGLPNEQRLWVEAGASRAARSWEAALESIGRSGCCRRRASSTACEPLRPSCAPGCSRLRSTASSACAATLQPSRTPGSS from the coding sequence ATGTCCGCGCTCGTGACGAACAAGCCGCTGTTGGCCAGTGACTTCACCGTCGGTGACTGGTTGGTAGAACCGCGCGAGCTGCGCATTCGACGCGGTGGTGAGGATCGGGCCTTGAGCCCGATGCAAATGGATCTGCTGGTGTTCCTTTGCGCCCGTCCAGGGGCGCTGGTGAGCAAGGCCGAATTGCTGGCAGCGGTTTGGCGAGGTGCGGAGGTCGAAGACGGGGCCCTGGCGCGGTGCGTGTCCGAGCTGCGTCAGCTTCTGGGCGACAGCGCGAAGAACCCGGATTACATCGAGACGGTGCGGGGCCGCGGCTACCGCCTGGTCGCCGTCGTCGAGAGCCCAGCGGTCCCTGAGGCGCCATCCGAGGAGCGAAGGCCAAGGCGGCCTCCCTGGGTCGCGGTGCTGCTGGCACTGCTCGTCTTGGCGGGCGCCTGGGGCGTCATCGGACTGCTGAAGGGAGGCGCCCCGCTCATCCCAGCAACGGGAAACGGCCCAGTCGCCGTCGACGTCTCGAACGAGCCGATGGCAGCGCGGCGAACGGTTGCGGTGCTGAGATTCGAGAATCTGACCGGTGCTACGAAGCATGACTGGATGACCACCGGGCTTGCGGAGAGCCTGTCGGCCGAGTTGGCGGCGGCTCCGGAGTTGCGGGTCGTGCCGACGGCGGCGGTGCGCAGCGTCGAACGAAAGCTGTCGACCGATCCCTCGGACGACGAGCAAGGGCATCGCTATCTGTCAGCGGCTTTGGGTGTGGATCTCGTGGTCTTCGGCTCTTTCTTGGCAGATGGCCAGGGGGAGCAGGAAGCTCTCCGCATCAACGTCTGGGTCAAGGACACCTCGGCGCCGGGCGGTTTGCAGGAGGTGCTGATCGAAGAGCGCCCGGCCGATGAGTTGCTCCAGACGCTGGCCTTGGTCGGTGCTCGGCTGCGGGCCAGCCTGGGGCTGGGCGGCGAAGCGATCCGACGGCCGCTCGGCGACGAACATGCTCGCTCCCGTTCCTCGTTGGCCGCGCGTCTGTTTCACGAGGGCCAGTGGCTGTTGCAGCGTCATCGAGCCGCGGCGGCGCGCGCCAAGCTGGAAATGTCGATCGCCGAAGACCCGTCCCAACCGCTGGCGCACCTGGCGCTGTCCAAAGCCTGGTCGGAGCTCGGCGACTACCACGAGGCGCGGCGAGTCGCGGCCACCGCGCTCGAGCTCGCCCCGGGCCTGCCCAACGAGCAACGTCTCTGGGTCGAGGCCGGCGCTTCCCGGGCGGCGCGCTCGTGGGAAGCGGCTCTAGAAAGTATCGGGCGCTCTGGCTGCTGTCGCCGGAGAGCCTCGAGTACGGCTTGCGAACCGCTGAGGCCGAGCTGCGCGCCGGGATGCTCGAGGCTTCGCTCGACAGCATCGAGCGCCTGCGCAGCAACCCTGCAGCCCAGCAGGACCCCCGGATCGAGCTGA